Proteins encoded by one window of Rutidosis leptorrhynchoides isolate AG116_Rl617_1_P2 chromosome 7, CSIRO_AGI_Rlap_v1, whole genome shotgun sequence:
- the LOC139858395 gene encoding microtubule-associated protein RP/EB family member 1A-like: MASNIGMMDSAYFVGRNELLSWINARLHLSLSRIEQAASGAVQCQMMDMTYPGMVPMHKVNFDARTEYDMIQNYKVLQDVFNKLKIDKHIEVNKLVKGRPLDNLEFLQWLKRYCDSVNGGIMNENYNPLDRRSKVCKERQFKTSQKNYKSLQTNNSQNSGTGDRQNIPKTTGTMQKPSAVAVESDCSDEIQDLCNEITELKLSVDLLEKERDYYFAKLRDIEILCQSPELEHIPMVVAVKKVLYAADESALAEAQEIASASYES, from the exons atggCGAGTAATATAGGAATGATGGACAGTGCATATTTTGTTGGAAGAAATGAGCTTCTTTCATGGATCAATGCCAGGCTTCATCTTAGTCTTTCTCGTATTGAACAA GCTGCTTCAGGTGCTGTACAGTGTCAAATGATGGACATGACTTATCCAGGAATGGTTCCTATGCACAAG GTTAACTTTGATGCAAGGACAGAATATGATATGATCCAGAACTATAAAGTGCTGCAAGATGTATTTAACAAACTCAAGATCGATAAG CATATTGAAGTAAATAAGCTAGTCAAGGGTCGACCGTTGGACAATTTGGAGTTTTTACAATGGTTGAAACGCTATTGTGACTCTGTTAATGGTGGCATCATGAATGA GAATTATAACCCTCTTGATCGTAGAAGTAAGGTATGTAAAGAACGTCAATTCAAGACATCGCAGAAGAACTACAAGTCTTTGCAAACAAACAACTCTCAGAATTCGGGTACGGGAGACAGACAAAACATTCCTAAGACAACTG GGACCATGCAAAAACCAAGTGCAGTAGCAGTTGAGTCTGATTGTTCAGATGAAATTCAAGATTTGTGCAATGAG ATCACTGAGCTGAAGTTATCTGTTGATCTTTTGGAGAAAGAAAGGGATTACTATTTTGCAAAATTACGAGATATCGAGATACTTTGCCAGTCTCCTGAATTGGAACATATCCCG ATGGTTGTGGCAGTTAAGAAGGTACTGTACGCAGCAGATGAGTCTGCACTTGCTGAAGCTCAAGAAATAGCTTCTGCCAGTTACGAAAGTTGA
- the LOC139858396 gene encoding HVA22-like protein a isoform X2 — MFSERFISTFFSFAFSIRYASIRAIETRNTADDQQWLTYWVLYSMITLFELTCYPLIEWIPFWSYAKLILTCWLVIPQFSGASYVYQHYVRPFYAGNQTVNIYVPKKKDIFVPPTHDDDDDILHSADKYVHEYVPDAFQETVLPSYIDGEVKYRGNSFFTEDDYVY; from the exons ATGTTTTCTGAACGCTTTATATCGACGTTTTTTTCGTTTGCGTTTTCTATTAGATACGCCTCCATTAGAGCAATCGAGACTAGAAATACAGCTGATGATCAGCAATGGCTCACATACTGGGTCTTATATTCTATGATCACTCTTTTTGAGCTCACCTGTTACCCACTTATTGAATG GATCCCCTTCTGGTCATACGCAAAGCTTATTCTAACGTGTTGGTTAGTTATACCACAATTTAGTGGTGCTTCATATGTATATCAGCACTATGTTCGACCTTTCTACGCTGGAAACCAAACTGTTAACATCTACGTCCCAAAAAAGAAAGACATTTTCGTCCCTCCTacacacgatgatgatgatgatatcttaCATTCTGCTGATAAATACGTTCATGAATATGTTCCAGATGCTTTTCAGGAAACCGTTTTACCT TCTTATATCGACGGTGAAGTCAAGTATAGAGGTAACAGTTTCTTCACTGAAGACGACTACGTGTATTGA